CTCGGAATCGAGTCCGGAGACCCGGGGGCCCGAAGCTTCAATCAGCTTCATATCCATGTGAGCAGGCTTCGGACAGACACCCGGAATAGTTTGAACAAAGTCGCTAAGTCATGTGGGGCCAACGAAAGTCAGTGGCTCCAGTCGAAGATCGTCGTCAACACCGAACGCGGCGACAGAACATTTCGCTGCTGGAATGCAGGCGTCATGACGCACAATTTTTTCGGCAAACTCAACGACAACATCGTCAAACCGTTGAAGGTCTCGATGTCCAACGAATCGCTACTCATCACCGCCAACCCGGCCGGTGGATTCTTCGTCTTGAGCAGTGACCACGTCGGTCCGGATCTCAACAAACACGGCGTCAACAACATCGAAGGCCTTCTGAACAAAGGCTGAGCCCGAATCGGATGCGGGACAGTCGAGTTGGCGCACCGGCACGGACTTCTCTGAGTTGACGAGCGCGCCCGTTCGGACTCGCACATTCTGCCCGGTTCGGCGCAGTCACGACTGGGCACACTCCCCCCGACATACACTCCGACGGGACAATCTCGGCGGAAACATGGGAGGACTACACATGACGATGCCGAGCGACGCCGCGGATCCGAGGGAAGACGCAGGAGCGAACGAAGGTCCACGCGATCACCAGGACGTCGACACCGAGCACGACGCCTACGTCGACGACGACAATGTTCCCCATCCCGGCGATGCGAACGAGACCCTCTGACCCAGCCCACATGTCCCTCAACCAAATAAGGAGACCACCACGATGCCATCGCAAGGGTTGACCGACGCGGAACGTGAGATGTTGGCCAAGCCCAACCCGTCCGTCATCAGCACGATCCGTAGCGACGGACAGCCCGTCTCCGCGGCGACCTGGTACCTGCTGCGAGATGACCGCATCTTGGTGAACATGGACGCCGGCCGAAAGCGGTTGCAGCACATTCGCAAAGATCCAAGGGTGTCACTCACCGTGCTTGACGAAGCAGACTGGTACAGCCACATCACTCTTATTGGCCGGGTGGTGGAAATCTATGACGACGAAGGCATGGCCGACATCGATGCGGTAGCTCAGCACTACCGGGGAGAGCCTTACCCGCGGCGTGATCGGGCGCGTGTCAGTGCCCTCATCGAGATCGATCGCGTGCATGGCTGGGGTGAGTTCAAGAACAACGATCAGGCGTGAGACAACGAAGGTCGTAGAAATGGTTCGATACCGGGATGAGCCCGGTCGCCGAATTCGACTTCGTCATTGTGGGAGCAGGTAGCGCCGGCTGCCTGCTCGCCAACCGGCTCAGCGCCGACCCCGGCCGCCGTGTGCTCTTGATCGAGGCGGGCGGCAAAGATAACTGGTTCTGGATCAAGGTGCCGGTTGGTTATCTCTACACCATCGCGAATCCCCGCACAGACTGGTGCTTTACGACCGAGCCCGACCCCGGCCTGGCCGGTCGCAGCATTCATTACGCGCGAGGCCGGGTGATCGGCGGCTCTTCATCGATCAACGCGATGATCCATATGCGCGGCCAGGCCAGCGACTACGACCTGTGGGCGCAGGCCACCGGTGACGAGCGTTGGCGGTGGGGCGGCCCAGGCTGTCCGGGCGAGACGCTGGCGATCTATAAGGAGTTAGAGGACTACTTCGCCGGCGCCGACGATATGCACGGCGCCGGTGGTGAAATTCGGGTGGAGCGGCCCAGGGTGCGCTGGAAGATCTTGGACGCCTGGCAGGCTGCCGCTGCACAAGTCGGCATCGAACCGATAGAGGAGTTCAATCGCGGCTACAACGCCGGCAGTGCTTACTTTCACGTGAACCAGCGCCGCGGTCGGCGCTGGTCGATGGCTGACGCTTTCCTTCATCCCGTTGCCCACCGCCCGAATCTCACCGTCTACACACATGCGCAGGCATTGCGGCTGTTGATGGACGGCGATGTACGTGAGCATCAACGTCGGGGCGCCTGGACCACCGCGCAGCAACGCGTCAACGGCGTGCGCCTGCTCAAGGACGGCCACATCATCGACGTCCGAGCCCGACGGGAGGTGATCCTCAGCGCAGGGGCTATTGGCTCGCCGCACCTGATGCAGGTTTCGGGCCTAGGCCCGGCCGGCCTGCTTGCCGAGCATGGCGTGCCGTTGGTCGTCGACCTGCCGGGAGTGGGCGCAAACCTCCAAGACCACCTTCAGCTTCGTACGGTCTACCGGGTTCGGGGTGCTCCGACCGTCAACACGCTGTACCGCAATTGGATTACCCGTGCGGGCATGGGGCTTCAGTATCTGCTCCTGAGGTCCGGACCCATGACCATGCCGCCTTCCACCCTTGGCGCTTTCATGAAGAGCGACCCCGCACTGGCCAGTCCGGATTTGGAATGGCACGTGCAGCCTTTGTCGTTGCCAAAATTCGGAGAGCCCCTGCATCCGTTTGGAGCGATCACTCCCTCGGTCTGCAATCTGCGGCCCACCTCGCGGGGACATGTGCGCATCGCCAGTGGGGATCCTCTGACTGATCCGAAGATCCTCTGCAACTACCTGTCCACCGACGAGGATCGCCACATCGCTGTGAAGGGCCTTCGCATGACCCGACGGATCATGGCGGCGTCGGCTCTGGCCCGCTATGACCCGCAAGAGTTGCTGCCCGGCCCGCAGCTGGTGAGTGACGATCAGCTGCAGAAGGCGGCCGGTGAGCTCGGCACGACAATCTTCCACCCCGTCGGCACCTGCGCGATGGGCGCTTTCGACGCTCGGGGTCGGCCGCAGTCTGCCGCCGCCGTGCTCGACACCGATTGCCGCGCCTATGGCGTCGCCGGCCTACGAGTGGTCGACGCATCAGCTATGCCCTTCATCATTTCGGGCAACACCAACGCGCCGGTCATGCTCATCGCCGAGCGGGCAGCGCGGGCGATCGTCGGATAAGCCGCTCCCCTACAAAGTTTCCTTCGCCCTACAGCCAGGTGGGGACGACCTTGCCGTTCACCGTCACCTCGACCTGGTCGGTCCTCTCGCGGTACCTGATCTTGCCGTGCTCGAAATTCGACACCAGCAAATCGCCGACGGCGTTCACGTCGCTGGTCGGGAAACCGAGCGGACCTGCCGAGCCGTTTTCACCGGTGACCGTGGGCACGCCGTCTGGGCCGCGCGGAACGTTCCAGGCGTCTCGGATCTTGCCCGAGGTGATGTAGGCAGGCGTTCCGGCCGCATCATTCTTGGCGGTGATTACGCCGCCTTCGAATTGCTGGAAAACCAGGCCACTATCGCGTGTGCCGGCGTTGCGGTCCCCCGTTAGCGGCTTGCCGAGATCCTTCTTCTGGCTCGCGGTTGCCGACGAGTACTTGGCGGCGATCGGCCCGGTCAGCGTCACCTCGACGTCGGCCTGTCCGACGAGTTTTACCACGGTCGGCGCCGGGGTTGCTGACGAGGACGCACCGGCTTTCTGATCCGATGCCGCCGAGTCGACGCTCCCGCCCTTGCCGCAGCCCGCGACGACCAGAACGAAGACGGCCAACCCGACTCCCGTATTGCGTATACCGCTCGTTCCCATCGGCTTTCTCTCGCTCCTTCCGCGATGTCGATCACGTTGCGGCCGACCCCGCGGTCCAACATACGACGCGGAGCGAGACCGACCGTAAGCTCGCCCGCCGCTATCACGCGAGCGGCGGGTTGCTGCGACGAGGTACGTCCCGTCAACGTGCATGTCCGGCAACCGTTTCGGCGGTTACCGGCGAGCCGCTCCGCTACGTGCAGGGATATTGCCCATTGAGCAGACAATTCGACGGCGGTACATAGGAACCGGTCAACACGCCTCTGAAGCCGCCTGTCGCGGAACCCCCCGGTGCAATGATGCGATTCCAATTCGCTGGCCTGAGAACGTAATGGGTTCCGGACTGGGCAACGGTGCTATTCCACGTGTGGGAGATTGATTCGCCAATCGGCATGTCGAATTCGAGCCGCCAATCGCTGAGCGGTACGGCGCTCGAGTTCGAAATCGCGAAACGGGCAATGAACCCGGTCTGCCACGTTGAGTTCACCGACAACGACGCCGTGGCCGCGGCGGCGTGAGTTACTGGCGCGATGGCCAGGCCGAGACTGGAGGCCATTACCGCGGACACCGTCAGGCGGAGCGCTGCGCGCCAGCGTTCGACGACAGTGCCTGCTTCAGCCATAACAACTCACACTAAAAGCGAATTGGCAGATATTGGCTCAGGCACGCCGGACCGTCGAGTTCTCACAGTTCCGACCCGCCGTCCGGCTACTGGTCAAATAGGCACTTGTCGAATAAAGAGCCGCCGTTTTCACAGGTTTAAGATTGCCGGCTTTGGACACCCGTCATCCGACAGAAGGCGCGGACTTCTGCATTTCACAAGTATCGCGGAGGGAGTTTGACGTGGCGTTCTCAACGATGAAAACGACAGCAGCCGTTGCTGCAATGACAGCGGCCGGAATCCTGGTGGCAACACCGGCCTACGCCGACCCAACGGCCGTCACATTCGGGCAAGGCCAAGAAATACCCACAATCGGCGGCTCGATCAATTACACGGTAAGCGACCTGCAGCCCAGCGGTCACAACGACGGCATCTGGTATTCCGACGTCACGGCACGAGGTGTGAGCGGCAACCCCACCCCCAACATCGCTGACTTCAATGCCCGGGCAGCCAATAGTTCCACCTACGCGACCATGAAGGGCAACGAGACCGACGGCCTGCCCAACGCCCCGATTGCGCCGGGCGCCCAAACCAGTGGCCGTATCTACTTCGACGTACGCAACGGTACGGCGCCCGACAGCGTCGTGTACCGCGACGCAGGCGGAAACGACAAGGTGGTGTGGAAGGGGTAACGGGTTCGCTCCGACCCGCAGGCGCTGTGATGCGAGAAATCTCAACGGCTGCGGGCTGTTGCGTGCTCAGCCGGGTCTGGCAACGTCGGCCTCCCAACGGGTTCGGCGTTGGCGTTCGGTCTGCTCCCACCACGGCGGTTGGCCGCGTTCCCCGAGTGCGACCTTCGCGGCATCGACGCCCGCCCGAGCTATCGACTCCGCCGGTGTTCCCTTGACGCGGCGCACTTCTCGGCGCCACGCCATCAACACCTGCACGAGTTCGGTGCGCCGCGCCGCGGGAATCAACGGATCGGTGGCGCGCCACTTGCGTCCGTCGATGACGACGTAGTGGCCCTCGTCAGTTGCCACCGCGCCCGGTGCTCTGTTGGAGCTCATCAATGAGGTTCGACGCTTCGGCCTTGGTTAGGTTGTCGGGCACCTCGCGCCCGGCTTCCTGGCTGAGAGTGTGCAGATAGCTTCGCTGCGGTCCTGTCATGGGCTCGTCCCCCGTCACCCAATCGGCGGGATCTTTCTCCGCCGTCTCGTTGGGCGCCTGCTGTGTCTCGTCGCTCATCGCGATCACCTCCGGGGACGGAATAACCGTCGCACAGACGTTCGAAACCTCCGGCTATGCAGGTTCCGTTGCAGCTTCGCTCTCGCCTCGGCCCGGGTCCCTGCGCATCGATGTAATGACGTCAATGGCTCTGCGGTAGGCGTCGTAGCGTTGCCGGAGTTCATCATTCAGACTCGCAACATCGACGTGGCCGAAATCGACCAGCAGCACGGTCTCGTCGACGCCGAGCCGATGGGCGATCCGACGCAGCTCGGCGTAGGTAGGAAAGTCCGGCTTGTCTTTTCGTCTGCTGTAGGTACTCAGCGTCAAGCCGAGGGCGGCGGCCAGTTCGCTGTCACGAACCCGTCTGCTCAGAAGTCGGCTAACACTTTGGCGAGCGGTTCGGCCATCGCGGTCGATCAACGGCATGTAGGAACCCTAGCGCCGACTTCCGCGCATTCACATAGCCATTCGAAGGAATTTCTGTGCACCGAGGCGTGGCCTTCATTCCGCGCCCGCCGGTAGATACGAAGGTCCTTGTTGCGGAGCCGAATTCGTCGCGTCACTCAGTCCTGTTGCCCGCGCAAAGCGTCGCCCACCGTCGAATAAAGTTCGAGGATCCGGTCGAGACCGATGATGCGCATCGGCCGGCTGGTTGCGGTGCCGGCGGCGGCGACCCGCATTGTGGTGGGTGTGGGTGCCGTCAAGCGTTGCGTTTCGAGCAGAAGGTTCATGCCGGCCGAGGACATGAACTCTACGGCCGTGAGATCGACGACCAGCACTGGCGGCTGGGCCGTCAACACCACGTCGAGATGCGTGGCTAGCGACGGGGCAGTGACCTCGTCGACGGCGCCGGTCACCGACAGCACCACCGCGTCACCCTCGCTTCGGCGAACCACCGCGAAGCCGTCGCGTCCGTTCATTGAGACACCCACAACCGCGTGAACACCTTTCTGTACGCACCGCACCGTACACGTCCGCAATAGCCGGACCATCGAAATCGCACGCCAGTGGCAGGGTCACCACGGATGCGGATGTAACGTGGCCGATCGTGAATCTCAAGCGCGCGTATCTTTCGGCCGGTCTCGCCGCCTGCGCTACGTCGGCGGTGCTGTCACTCTCAGCTTGCAGCTCCCACAAACCGGCTTCGTCGCCGAGCACGTCCACCGGACCGGCCAGCGCGCCCGCGATGACAGCGGCCGAGTCACCCTCCGCCACCCCCGACAGCGGGTGCCCGACCCAGGCGCCCGCTGAGGGCACAGCGCCGGAGTGGACCGTCAGCGGAGCGACCGGAAGCGCCGCAATCACGGGCTCGACCGACAAGGCGGCACCGCTGATCAACGTGACGCAACCGTTCAGCGTGACGGAGACCCAGGTCCACACCCTGCACCCCGGCGACGGGGCGGTGGTGGCGCCGACTGCCACCGTGACGGTCTGTTACATGGGCGTCGACGGGCGCGACGGCAAGATCTTCGACAGCGCCTACGAGCGCGGTACTCCGGCACAGTTCTCGCTCGACGGAGTTGTGCCCGGCTTTCAGAAGGCGATCGCCGGGCAGAAGGTCGGCTCGACTGTCGCCGTCGCGATGAGTCCTGCGGACGGCTATCCCGAGGGCCAGCCGCAGGCGGGCATCCAGAAGGGCGACAGCCTGATCTTCGCGATCAAGATTCTGACCGCCGGAAGCTGACGGGCTAAAACGCGCAGCTGCCCGCGTCACACTGCCTGCGCCGCGGCGTCGATTGCTCGGTAGATTCGCTGCTCGCTGACCGGTCTCGGTGTGCCGAGCTGTTGGGCCCACAGGCTCACCCGCAACTCTTCAATCTGCCATCCAATGTCGGTGACATCCGTCGCTGTTCTGCGCGGCGTCGGCAGGGCGTCGACCAGTTCGCCGTAGGCGTGTTGCACCGCGTGCACCCGCGCCATCCGCTCGCGGTCAGCGTTGCCCGCCCGCGGCAACTGATCCAGCCGCCGCCGCGCCGCGGTCAAATAACGGGCGAGGTCTTCGAGACGGCTTGCCCCGGTGAGGGTCACGAACCGTGGCGGGATCAGCCGCTGCAATTGAGCACGAATATCGGCGATCGCGTCGAGCTGCGCCGACTGAGGTCGCGCGGGCAGCGCCGATTCGACGTCGTGCGCCGCGGCCAGTGCCTTCCTAGCACGCGCCACAACGGTATTCGTGACTGACACCAGTTCCGTGGCGACACGGTGACGCAGTGCATCGAAGTCCTCTCGCGTCCACACCGGTTGGGTGACAAGCACGTCGACCGCGGCATCGGCACAGTCTTCCAGCAGCGCGGACAGCGAGCCATCCGGATTGATGCCCAGAGTCAGTCGAGTTCGTGGGTCGAGTTGTCGCTCAATGGTTTTCACCGGGGACGGCACAGTGAGCCTGATCAGCCGACGAATGCCGGGCCGCATCGCGCCAGCCTGCTCGCCGGACGTCGCGAACACCCGTAGATTGACGGCGTCACCCGCGTCAACGAAAGAGGGAAAGCCTCGGACCGTCCGTCCCTCGACAGTGCTCTCGACCGTGCGGGGCAATTCATCGACATCCTCGGGCCAGCGTCGTACGCCGGTGCGTTCCAGGTTGCTGGCGACGACCTCGGCGACCGCGCGCCGGGCAGGAGCCGCCAGTCGCTGCTGAAGCGCGCCAAGATCCTTTCCGCGTGCGACTTCCGCGCCGTCAGACGACTCGACGGCGAACGTGACCCGCAGGTGCGCCGGCAGCTTCTCCAGATCGAACGCCTCAATTGGCACCAAAACACCCGTGCGACGGCGCAATTCCCGTTGCAGAGCCGGAAGCAGCGGTCCCCCCTCGGCCGCGATCCCGGCCAGTACTGCCCGGGCGGTATCGGGAGCCGGAACGAAGTTGCGCCGCAAGTCCTTCGGTAGCGACTTGATCAGGGCGGTGACTAGCTCTTCACGCAAAGCCGGCACCTGCCAAGCGAACTCATCCCCGCCCAGACGTGCCAGCACATCGATCGGAACATGGACGGTGACGCCGTCGTCTGCGGCTCCCGGCTCGAACCGGTAGGTAAGCGGCAATCTGACGTCGCCGCTCTGCCACGTATCCGGTCGCTCGGCGTCGCCGGTGTCCTCGGCGCGCAGCAAGTCGTTGCGGGTGAAGGTCAGCAGCGCCGGTGTGGCGTGGCGTTGTTTTCGCCACCAGCCGTCGAAATGCCGCGCGGAGACGATCTCGGCGGGAATGCGGCTGTCGTAAAGGGCGAAGACCTCGTCGTCGCTGACGAGCAGATCCCGCCGGCGGGCCCGCTCCTCGAGTTCCTCGAGTTCGGCTCGGAGCGCGGCGTTGTCGCGAAAGAAGTGATGACGCGTCTGCCAGTCGCCCTCGACAAGGGCATGTCTGATGAACATCTCGCGTGCCAACGCCGGTTCGATCCGGCCGTACCCGACGCGGCGACGCGCGACCAGTGGCAAACCGTACAACGTCACTCGCTCGTAGGCCATCACCTCGCCCCGCTTGGCATCCCAGTGTGGTTCGCTGTAGGTGCGCTGCACCAGGTCACCCGCGACACGCTCGACAACCTCGGGCTGGATGCGCGCCGCCGTCCGCCCGAACAGGCGACTCGTCTCGACGAGTTCAGCGACCACCACCCACCGAGGCGGCCGCTTGCTCAGCGCTGACCCCGGCGCGAGGACGAACCGCGAATTACGCGCGCCCAGGTACTCACTCGCGTCCTCTCGGCGCATGCCTATGTGCGACAGCAATCCGGCCAGCAACGCCGCATGCACGCGGGCGGCGTCAGCCGGCTCGTCCGATTCGACGATCCCGATGTCGCGGGCGATGCTGCGGAGCTGGCCGACCAGATCCTGCCATTCGCGAATACGCAGGTAGTGCAGGAATTCGTTGCGGCACATCCGCCGAAACGCACTGCCGGACAGATTGTTTCGCTGCTCACGCAGGTAGCGCCAGAGGTTGAGGTAGGACATGAAGTCGGACTGTTCGTCAATGAACCGGGCATGGCGTTGGCGCGCCGCCTCTTCGCGCTCGGCGGGCCGTTCCCGCGGATCAGGAATCGTCAGCGCGGCCGCAATCACCAGCATCTCGCGCACGCAGGCTTCAGCCTCGGCGGCCACGATCATCCGTGCCAGCCTGGGGTCGACCGGTAACCGCGCCACTCGACGTCCAAGATCGGTGATGTCGCCGGCGCTGTCGAACGCGCCGAGTTCCTGCAGAAGTTGCACACCATCGCGAACACTGCGTCGGTCCGGTGGATCCAGGAACGGGAACTTCTCCACATCGCCCAGTTCCAGCGCTGCCATCTGCAGAAGCACCGCCGCCAGGTTCGTTCGAAGGATCTCGGGATCGGTGTAGCGCGGCCGGGTTTCGTAGTCTGCTTCGGAGTACAACCGAATGCACACTCCCGGCGCGACCCGGCCACAGCGGCCGGCGCGTTGATCGGCCGAGGCCTGCGAGATCGGTTCGATCGGCAGCCGCTGCACCTTCAATCGACGGCTGTAGCGCGAGACGCGGGCGCTTCCCGGATCGACGACGTATCGAATTCCCGGCACGGTCAGGGATGTCTCGGCGACATTTGTCGCCAGTACCACGCGGCGTCCGGTGTGTGGCGCGAACACCTTCTGCTGTTCGGCGGTGGGTAGCCGCGCATACAGCGGAAGCACTTCCGTGTGCCTCAGGCCACTCAACGCTTCAGCGGTGTCCCGGATCTCGCGCTCCCCGGACAGGAACACCAACACGTCGCCCGGCGGTTCCCACTCGAGCTCGTGAATAGCGTCGACGATCGCCTCGACTTCGTCACGGGTCTCGGTCCGGACCACCTCGTCGTCGGGATCGTCTGGATCATCATGTGCGGCAATCGAAACCGGGACTTCTAGCGGTCGATAGCGTATTTCGACGGGGTAGGTCCGACCGGACACTTCGACGACCGGCGCTCCACCGAAATGGGCGGCGAACCGCGCAGGCTCGATGGTCGCCGACGTGACGATGACTTTGAGGTCCGGACGGCGCGGCAAAAGCTCGTGCAGATAGCCAAGCAGGAAATCGACATTGAGGCTGCGCTCGTGCGCTTCGTCGATGATCAGGGTGTCGTAGCGCAACAGCCGACGGTCGCGCTGTATCTCGGCGAGCAGAATGCCGTCGGTCATCAGCTTGATCAAAGTGCGATCACCGGCGCGATCGTTGAATCGAACTGTGTAACCGACGGTTTCACCGAGCGGGCTACCCAGCTCGTCGGCGATACGTTGCGCCACCGTACGCGCGGCGAGTCGGCGCGGCTGGGTGTGCCCGATCATCCCGCGCACGCCACGACCGATGTCCAGACAGATCTTCGGCAACTGTGTGGTCTTTCCCGAGCCGGTCTCGCCGGCAATCACGACCACTTGATTCGCCTGGATGACGTCAGCTATTTCCTGACGCCGGGCGCTGATGGGAAGGTCGGGAAACGAGATTGCCGGGACGGCGGCCTGCCGGGCAACGAGCACTGCTCGGGCCGCGGCGATCTGATCGGCGAGTTGTCCTAGTTTTTTCGCGTCGGCGCCGCGCAGGTGCTTGAGCCGTCTGCCGAAGCGTGCCGCGTCACGAAGCGTCAGCCCGTCCAGTTGCTCGCGCAGATCCGCCGCGGACGTGTCGATCATTCCGGCCAGGGTAGTTGGTTGTGGGCGCCGGTCACCGTGGACGATTCGCAGCTGTTGGGATCACCACGATTGTGATGCTTCTGCAGTCGTCGAGCGTCTGCATACCGTCGCGCCGTGACTTCTACGGTCGGTACCGCCCCGACTCAGACCCCCAACACTGCGCCCGCCACGGTCAAGCAAGCGGTCTTCGTCGCCGTGACCGCGGGTTTGGGCTACGGCTTCGACTCCTACGCCGTCAACATCTACGGACTGGTTCTGCCCGAGATCAAACGGACGCTGCACATCACCGATGCCCAGGCCGGGTATATCGGTTCGATCTTTTTGCTCGGATACACAATCGGGACGATCGGATTCGGCCTCGCGGCCGACCGATGGGGCCGCAAGGCCACGTTGGGCGCGTCGATCCTGCTGTACGGCGTGACAACTGCTTTGGCCGGGCTGACCACCAATATCGCCGCGTTCACCGGTTTGCGTTTCTTGACCGGTGTCGGCGGGGCCGGTGAGCTCGCCGTCGGGGCGCCGTACACCGCCGAGGTATGGCCTGCCAAGACCCGTGCGATCGGTGTTGGCGGCGTGATTTTCTCGCTGTTCTCCCTGGGCTATGTGCTGGCCGCGGGCGTCGCGCTGGCGCTTGTGCCGCGGTTCGGCTGGCAATCGGCCTTCATCGTGGCAATTGTCCCCGCGGTCTTGCTGTTCTTGGTGCGACAAGGCATCACCGAGTCACACCGATACGTCGACGTCCGTGCGCGCGCCACCAGCAAACCGCGGCTATGGCACTTGCCAGGTGTGCGGCGGCGGCTGGTCGCCGGGTGGCTGATCTACACCGCCAACGCTGTCGGCTATTGGGGCATGACGCTGTTTTTGACCACCTACATCGTGAAACGCTTTCATGCGACGCCGATTCAGGCGATTCGCTATGCGCTGGTGTTCTTCGTGCTGCAGGCCGTCTTCGCTTACGTCGGGACCGCACTCGCCGACTGGATAGGCCGCCGGCCTTCGGCAATCCTGGCGGCCGTCATCGAGGTGACCGCCACCATCTTCGCCGCCACGTCCGACTCGCTGGTTCACTACCAGGTCTTCGGTGCGGTCGCGATCGCCACTCTCGGCTGGCTGTGGGGCGTCGGAGACACCTATATTTCGGAGCTGTTCCCAACCGTGTTGCGCGGAACCGGTTTTGGAATCGCCGTCGGTGGCGGACGGGTGGTGTCCATCGCCGCGCCGACGATCATCGGCTGGGGCATCACCCGGTACGGACTGCAGACGCCCTACCTGGCGCTGGCCGGGTTGTGGGTACTGACGGTCATCGGTTATCTGCTCGGGCCGGAAACAAAGGGCCGCGAGTTGGAAGAGCTCACTGACGAGGCCCTGACCGAAGATCTCGTCAACGCAAACGCTTGAATCACTGCGGATGGGTTGCGAGGTAGCCGGCGACCGGAATCGGTGACGCCGCAGCGTAACCGATGGGCAGTAGCACATCACCGCTCGTCGTTCGGCAATAGACGTCCCAGCGGTAGTACCCGGCAAATGCCGCGGGATCACCACCGATCAGCGCCGCGTATTGGTTGACCGCACGCACGTAATCGCTCGAGTGGTTGTACCGGTAGATCGCGTGATCGTGGTCGCTGGCGAAGTTGTTGGCCGCCAGATAGCGGCCCGCCGCGAGGATGCTGTCGTGCGGCGAATGGATATCGCCGCCCTGGCCGTAGGCAGCGAACGTAGCGGGCAGAAACTGCATGGGTCCCTGCGCGTCGGCGGTGCTGACGCCGTCGATACTGCCCAGCCGCGTCTCGACCAGGTTGATCGCGGCCAGAAAATTCCACGCGACCCCCGTTTCCGACTCCGCCTGGTGATAGAAGCCGAGAAGTTGATCCGCCGGAGCCGGCGGCACGATGTGCCACGCCGGCAGCGTGGTACGTGCCGGGGTGATGGCGTTGAGCGCCCGGCGGGCGTCGACGTTGCGGTCGTAGGTGTCGAGTAATCCACTGGGAATGCGCGGCCTCACCGCAGGATCCCAATCAGGGTGTAGTCCGATGGCGCGGTACGCGGCCTGCTGGCGGTGTGCCGCAGCGACCAGTCCCGACTCCCCCGTCGACGGGTCGCGCAGGGCGTGCTCGTCGGCGACCAGATCGTCGGCTAGCTGCGCGGGACTAGACGCCAGGCGCGGCTGTGCGCCCTCGGGCGTCTTCGGGTTGGCCGCAACCGTCATCGTGGTCGGCGGATTCGGATCTGCGGCGGCGCGCGGCGCAGTGGGTCCCGGCGGGTGTGAGCAACCTGCGAGCACGAGCACGCTCGCGGTCAGCACCGACAATGCGAGCGGATTGTTACGGGTCATCGTCTACTTTCCTTTGCGCTTGCCGACCGATTATCGCCGCCCGCTCAGCTGAGCACCGGAAAATCGATCGGCTCCGACGGCGCCGGCACGGTGGCCCCGTGGGCTCAGGCAAGTACCGTCATAGGCTCACAACGCTGCGGGAAGTGGCGGCAGCGGAAAGTCGATGGGCGGGGACCACTGCGGCGGCGGGTTCGGTGCTCCACCGATGTGTGCCGGGCAGTAGACGGCCTCTGCGACCTTGGCGAATTTCGTCGCCGAGTCGTTGCTGAACCCGGCATTCTGCTCCGTCATTGCGGTGATGACATCGCCTTCCCTGGCGCCCTGGTCCATCAACGTGCACACCTGATGTCCGATCGCCTCGGCGTCCGGCGCGCTGTGGTAT
This genomic stretch from Mycobacterium paraterrae harbors:
- the hrpA gene encoding ATP-dependent RNA helicase HrpA yields the protein MIDTSAADLREQLDGLTLRDAARFGRRLKHLRGADAKKLGQLADQIAAARAVLVARQAAVPAISFPDLPISARRQEIADVIQANQVVVIAGETGSGKTTQLPKICLDIGRGVRGMIGHTQPRRLAARTVAQRIADELGSPLGETVGYTVRFNDRAGDRTLIKLMTDGILLAEIQRDRRLLRYDTLIIDEAHERSLNVDFLLGYLHELLPRRPDLKVIVTSATIEPARFAAHFGGAPVVEVSGRTYPVEIRYRPLEVPVSIAAHDDPDDPDDEVVRTETRDEVEAIVDAIHELEWEPPGDVLVFLSGEREIRDTAEALSGLRHTEVLPLYARLPTAEQQKVFAPHTGRRVVLATNVAETSLTVPGIRYVVDPGSARVSRYSRRLKVQRLPIEPISQASADQRAGRCGRVAPGVCIRLYSEADYETRPRYTDPEILRTNLAAVLLQMAALELGDVEKFPFLDPPDRRSVRDGVQLLQELGAFDSAGDITDLGRRVARLPVDPRLARMIVAAEAEACVREMLVIAAALTIPDPRERPAEREEAARQRHARFIDEQSDFMSYLNLWRYLREQRNNLSGSAFRRMCRNEFLHYLRIREWQDLVGQLRSIARDIGIVESDEPADAARVHAALLAGLLSHIGMRREDASEYLGARNSRFVLAPGSALSKRPPRWVVVAELVETSRLFGRTAARIQPEVVERVAGDLVQRTYSEPHWDAKRGEVMAYERVTLYGLPLVARRRVGYGRIEPALAREMFIRHALVEGDWQTRHHFFRDNAALRAELEELEERARRRDLLVSDDEVFALYDSRIPAEIVSARHFDGWWRKQRHATPALLTFTRNDLLRAEDTGDAERPDTWQSGDVRLPLTYRFEPGAADDGVTVHVPIDVLARLGGDEFAWQVPALREELVTALIKSLPKDLRRNFVPAPDTARAVLAGIAAEGGPLLPALQRELRRRTGVLVPIEAFDLEKLPAHLRVTFAVESSDGAEVARGKDLGALQQRLAAPARRAVAEVVASNLERTGVRRWPEDVDELPRTVESTVEGRTVRGFPSFVDAGDAVNLRVFATSGEQAGAMRPGIRRLIRLTVPSPVKTIERQLDPRTRLTLGINPDGSLSALLEDCADAAVDVLVTQPVWTREDFDALRHRVATELVSVTNTVVARARKALAAAHDVESALPARPQSAQLDAIADIRAQLQRLIPPRFVTLTGASRLEDLARYLTAARRRLDQLPRAGNADRERMARVHAVQHAYGELVDALPTPRRTATDVTDIGWQIEELRVSLWAQQLGTPRPVSEQRIYRAIDAAAQAV
- a CDS encoding MFS transporter, which gives rise to MTSTVGTAPTQTPNTAPATVKQAVFVAVTAGLGYGFDSYAVNIYGLVLPEIKRTLHITDAQAGYIGSIFLLGYTIGTIGFGLAADRWGRKATLGASILLYGVTTALAGLTTNIAAFTGLRFLTGVGGAGELAVGAPYTAEVWPAKTRAIGVGGVIFSLFSLGYVLAAGVALALVPRFGWQSAFIVAIVPAVLLFLVRQGITESHRYVDVRARATSKPRLWHLPGVRRRLVAGWLIYTANAVGYWGMTLFLTTYIVKRFHATPIQAIRYALVFFVLQAVFAYVGTALADWIGRRPSAILAAVIEVTATIFAATSDSLVHYQVFGAVAIATLGWLWGVGDTYISELFPTVLRGTGFGIAVGGGRVVSIAAPTIIGWGITRYGLQTPYLALAGLWVLTVIGYLLGPETKGRELEELTDEALTEDLVNANA
- a CDS encoding lytic transglycosylase domain-containing protein, whose product is MTRNNPLALSVLTASVLVLAGCSHPPGPTAPRAAADPNPPTTMTVAANPKTPEGAQPRLASSPAQLADDLVADEHALRDPSTGESGLVAAAHRQQAAYRAIGLHPDWDPAVRPRIPSGLLDTYDRNVDARRALNAITPARTTLPAWHIVPPAPADQLLGFYHQAESETGVAWNFLAAINLVETRLGSIDGVSTADAQGPMQFLPATFAAYGQGGDIHSPHDSILAAGRYLAANNFASDHDHAIYRYNHSSDYVRAVNQYAALIGGDPAAFAGYYRWDVYCRTTSGDVLLPIGYAAASPIPVAGYLATHPQ
- a CDS encoding DUF732 domain-containing protein — encoded protein: MRIGLAVVYSAVFFAVAAPAHADPDPDARFLRGLTNAGITYHSAPDAEAIGHQVCTLMDQGAREGDVITAMTEQNAGFSNDSATKFAKVAEAVYCPAHIGGAPNPPPQWSPPIDFPLPPLPAAL